A genomic segment from Streptosporangium roseum DSM 43021 encodes:
- the groL gene encoding chaperonin GroEL (60 kDa chaperone family; promotes refolding of misfolded polypeptides especially under stressful conditions; forms two stacked rings of heptamers to form a barrel-shaped 14mer; ends can be capped by GroES; misfolded proteins enter the barrel where they are refolded when GroES binds) codes for MAAKMIAFDEDARRGLERGMNQLADAVKVTLGPKGRNVVLEKKWGAPTITNDGVSIAKEIELEDPWEKIGAELVKEVAKKTDDVAGDGTTTATVLAQALVREGLRNVAAGANPMSLKKGIEAAVERVSEELSKLAKDVETKAQIASTASISAGDPQIGEMIAEAMDKVGKEGVITVEESNTFGLELELTEGMRFDKGYISPYFVTDPERMEAVLDDPYILVVNSKISANKDLLPVLDKVVQAGKPLLIIAEDIEGEALATLVVNKIRGLFRSVAVKAPGFGDRRKAMLGDIGILTGAQVISEDLGLKLESTTLDQLGRARQVIVTKDETTIVDGGGDAEQIAGRVNQIRAEIDNTDSDYDREKLQERLAKLAGGVAVIKAGAATEVELKERKHRIEDAVRNAKAAVEEGIVPGGGVALLQAGAKAFDKLELSGDEATGAAIVKKALEEPLKQIAVNAGLEGGVVVEKVRNLTPGEGLNAATGEYVNMFESGIIDPAKVTRSALQNAASIAALFLTTEAVIAEKPEKAGAAPAMPGGGDMDF; via the coding sequence ATGGCAGCCAAGATGATCGCGTTTGACGAGGACGCCCGGCGCGGTCTCGAGCGCGGTATGAACCAGCTCGCGGACGCCGTCAAGGTGACCCTCGGCCCCAAGGGCCGTAACGTCGTCCTGGAGAAGAAGTGGGGCGCACCCACGATCACCAACGACGGTGTCTCCATCGCCAAGGAGATCGAGCTCGAGGACCCGTGGGAGAAGATCGGGGCCGAGCTCGTCAAGGAAGTCGCCAAGAAGACCGACGACGTCGCGGGCGACGGCACCACCACCGCCACCGTGCTCGCCCAGGCTCTCGTACGTGAGGGCCTCCGCAACGTCGCCGCCGGCGCCAACCCGATGTCCCTGAAGAAGGGCATCGAGGCCGCCGTCGAGCGCGTCTCCGAGGAGCTCTCCAAGCTGGCCAAGGACGTGGAGACGAAGGCGCAGATCGCCTCCACCGCCTCCATCTCCGCGGGCGACCCGCAGATCGGCGAGATGATCGCCGAGGCGATGGACAAGGTCGGCAAGGAAGGTGTCATCACCGTCGAGGAGAGCAACACCTTCGGCCTGGAGCTTGAGCTCACCGAGGGCATGCGCTTCGACAAGGGCTACATCTCGCCCTACTTCGTCACCGACCCGGAGCGTATGGAGGCCGTCCTCGACGACCCGTACATCCTCGTCGTCAACTCCAAGATCTCCGCCAACAAGGACCTGCTCCCGGTCCTCGACAAGGTCGTGCAGGCCGGCAAGCCGCTGCTGATCATCGCCGAGGACATCGAGGGCGAGGCCCTGGCCACCCTGGTCGTCAACAAGATCCGTGGCCTGTTCCGCTCGGTCGCGGTCAAGGCGCCGGGCTTCGGTGACCGCCGCAAGGCCATGCTGGGCGACATCGGCATCCTGACCGGTGCCCAGGTCATCAGCGAGGACCTCGGCCTCAAGCTGGAGTCCACCACGCTGGACCAGCTCGGCCGCGCCCGCCAGGTCATCGTCACCAAGGACGAGACCACCATCGTCGACGGTGGCGGCGACGCCGAGCAGATCGCCGGCCGGGTCAACCAGATCCGCGCCGAGATCGACAACACCGACTCCGACTACGACCGCGAGAAGCTCCAGGAGCGTCTGGCCAAGCTGGCCGGCGGCGTGGCCGTCATCAAGGCCGGCGCGGCGACCGAGGTCGAGCTCAAGGAGCGCAAGCACCGCATCGAGGACGCCGTTCGCAACGCGAAGGCGGCCGTCGAGGAGGGCATCGTCCCCGGCGGTGGCGTGGCCCTGCTGCAGGCCGGCGCCAAGGCGTTCGACAAGCTGGAGCTGTCCGGCGACGAGGCCACCGGTGCCGCGATCGTGAAGAAGGCTCTTGAGGAGCCGCTGAAGCAGATCGCCGTCAACGCCGGCCTTGAGGGCGGCGTCGTGGTGGAGAAGGTGCGCAACCTCACCCCGGGTGAGGGCCTGAACGCCGCCACCGGCGAGTACGTCAACATGTTCGAGTCGGGCATCATCGACCCGGCCAAGGTGACGCGCTCCGCGCTGCAGAACGCCGCTTCCATCGCGGCGCTCTTCCTCACCACCGAGGCCGTCATCGCCGAGAAGCCCGAGAAGGCCGGAGCCGCTCCCGCCATGCCGGGCGGCGGCGACATGGACTTCTAA
- a CDS encoding cold-shock protein: MAQGTVKWFNADKGYGFIAVDGGKDVFVHYSAIMMDGYRALEQGQRVEFEITQGQKGPQAESVRAV; the protein is encoded by the coding sequence GTGGCGCAAGGCACCGTCAAATGGTTCAACGCGGACAAGGGCTACGGCTTCATCGCGGTAGACGGTGGTAAGGATGTGTTCGTCCATTACTCCGCGATCATGATGGATGGCTATCGTGCACTCGAGCAGGGCCAGCGGGTCGAGTTCGAGATCACTCAGGGGCAGAAGGGCCCCCAGGCGGAATCCGTCAGGGCGGTCTGA
- a CDS encoding MoaD/ThiS family protein: MSVSVRIPTILRTYTDGSAEVTGEGETLRDVLQKLDADFPGIGARILDETGKIRRFVNVYVGDEDVRFVDNLDTATPSGVQVSIIPAVAGG, encoded by the coding sequence ATGAGCGTTTCTGTGCGGATTCCGACGATTCTCCGGACCTACACCGACGGCTCCGCCGAGGTGACCGGAGAGGGCGAGACCCTGCGGGATGTTCTGCAGAAGCTCGACGCCGACTTCCCCGGCATCGGTGCGCGCATTCTTGATGAAACGGGCAAGATTCGCCGTTTTGTCAACGTCTACGTCGGAGATGAGGACGTCCGTTTCGTGGACAACCTTGACACCGCCACGCCGTCCGGCGTTCAGGTCTCCATCATCCCGGCGGTCGCGGGGGGCTGA
- the thrC gene encoding threonine synthase → MALASTETTTSLGRVEDARSKPFGPAAALSCRECGARYDLGPNFACIECFGPLEIAYDFGRVTREQIAEGPTNIWRYRSLLPVPADVAAKPNMAPGWTKLVKADNLARELGIRSLHVKDDSGNPTHSFKDRVVAIAVEAARNFGFHTLSCSSTGNLAGAVTAAAARAGLDACVFIPADLEEAKIVMASVYGGKLVGIEGTYDDVNRFCSELIGDELGDKWGFVNVNLRPYYAEGSKTLAYEIAEQLGWRIPDQIVIPVASGSQLTKIDKAFKELIALGLVEDRPYKIFAAQAEGCSPVSAAYKAGHDVIRPVKPDTIAKSLAIGNPADGPYVLDIARRTGGAVEDVTDAEVVDAIRLLARTEGIFAETAGGVTVGVLRKLVAEGKLDPEAETVVLNTGDGLKTLDAVADHARPTAVIRPSLDAFRTAIA, encoded by the coding sequence ATGGCGCTCGCAAGCACTGAAACCACCACCTCGCTCGGCCGCGTCGAAGACGCGCGGAGCAAGCCCTTCGGTCCCGCCGCAGCCCTGTCCTGTCGCGAATGCGGCGCCCGCTACGACCTCGGCCCCAACTTCGCCTGTATCGAGTGTTTCGGGCCTCTCGAGATCGCCTACGACTTCGGACGGGTGACCCGGGAGCAGATCGCCGAGGGGCCGACGAACATCTGGCGTTACCGCTCGCTGCTGCCCGTCCCGGCGGACGTGGCGGCCAAGCCCAACATGGCGCCCGGCTGGACCAAGCTGGTCAAGGCCGACAACCTCGCCCGCGAGCTGGGCATCCGCTCCCTGCACGTGAAGGACGACTCCGGCAACCCCACGCACTCCTTCAAGGACCGCGTGGTGGCCATTGCCGTCGAGGCGGCCCGCAACTTCGGTTTCCACACCCTCTCCTGCTCCTCCACCGGCAACCTGGCCGGCGCGGTGACCGCGGCCGCCGCCCGGGCCGGTCTGGACGCCTGCGTGTTCATCCCCGCGGACCTGGAGGAGGCCAAGATCGTCATGGCCTCGGTGTACGGCGGCAAGCTCGTCGGCATCGAGGGCACCTACGACGACGTGAACCGCTTCTGCTCCGAGCTCATCGGCGACGAGCTGGGCGACAAGTGGGGCTTCGTCAACGTCAACCTCCGGCCCTACTACGCCGAGGGCTCCAAGACCCTGGCCTACGAGATCGCCGAGCAGCTCGGCTGGCGCATCCCCGACCAGATCGTCATCCCGGTCGCGTCCGGCTCGCAGCTCACGAAGATCGACAAGGCGTTCAAGGAGCTGATCGCGCTCGGGCTCGTCGAGGACAGGCCCTACAAGATCTTCGCCGCCCAGGCCGAGGGGTGCTCCCCGGTCTCCGCCGCCTACAAGGCCGGCCACGACGTGATCAGGCCGGTCAAGCCGGACACCATCGCCAAGTCGCTGGCGATCGGCAACCCGGCCGACGGCCCCTACGTGCTGGACATCGCCCGGCGCACCGGCGGCGCGGTGGAGGACGTCACCGACGCCGAGGTCGTCGACGCGATCCGGCTGCTGGCCAGGACCGAGGGGATCTTCGCCGAGACCGCGGGCGGCGTCACCGTCGGCGTGCTGCGCAAGCTGGTCGCCGAGGGAAAGCTCGACCCGGAGGCCGAGACCGTGGTCCTCAACACCGGCGACGGGCTCAAGACCCTCGACGCCGTGGCGGACCACGCTCGCCCCACCGCCGTCATCCGGCCGTCTCTTGACGCTTTCCGTACGGCTATCGCCTAG
- a CDS encoding S1 family peptidase codes for MPSRHAITTGCVLTITVLTLTAAPAVAQARTAEAQAVAAARKPPPGMIEALQRDLGLTREEAETRLRNEARMTPIEERLRGQLGSRFGGAWFAGSVAQTLVVATTSPADIALIVAAGARAEIVTRSLSDLQAVKKHIDQALPTRQETGSVRYIDTKINKVVVLSTAVTTTTNILENAGVDPVAVRVVSSDEQPRPLGDVVGGEAYYIGSASRCSVGFSVTRGAQKGFVSAGHCGKVGATTTGVNRAAQGVFEGSSFPGSDYAWVAVNGDWTPKPLVKNGSGGTVTVAGSRVAVEGASVCRSGSTTGWHCGTIQQRDTSVTYPQGTVSEVTRTTVCAEPGDSGGSFIAIDQAQGVTSGGSGDCTSGGVTYFQPIGEILATYGLTLVTDATTPPGTSTPPGTSTPPGTGTPPGTGTPPGTGTCTGYPQSVTGTLKSGQSVYQPNNRYYRSTVTGVHAGCLDANDGVDFDLYLQKWNGRNWSVVATADSPSPDEKISYTGTPGYYRYRVVSANGSSPYTLKYKAP; via the coding sequence ATGCCCAGCAGACACGCCATCACCACGGGATGCGTTCTGACGATCACCGTGCTCACGCTGACGGCCGCCCCGGCTGTCGCCCAGGCCCGGACAGCGGAGGCCCAAGCGGTCGCGGCCGCGAGAAAACCGCCGCCGGGCATGATCGAAGCACTCCAGCGCGACCTCGGACTCACCAGAGAGGAGGCCGAGACCCGTCTGCGCAACGAGGCCCGCATGACACCGATCGAGGAGCGGCTACGCGGGCAGCTCGGCAGCCGGTTCGGCGGCGCCTGGTTCGCGGGAAGCGTCGCGCAGACCCTGGTGGTGGCCACCACCAGCCCCGCCGACATCGCCTTGATCGTCGCCGCGGGCGCCCGTGCCGAGATTGTCACCCGGTCGCTGTCGGACCTCCAGGCGGTCAAGAAGCACATCGACCAGGCGCTGCCCACCCGCCAGGAGACAGGGAGCGTGCGCTACATCGACACGAAGATCAACAAGGTCGTCGTCCTCTCCACGGCGGTCACGACGACCACGAACATCCTGGAGAACGCCGGTGTGGACCCGGTCGCGGTCCGGGTGGTGTCGTCCGACGAGCAACCTCGCCCCCTCGGCGACGTGGTGGGCGGGGAGGCTTACTACATCGGCAGCGCGAGCCGCTGCTCGGTCGGCTTCTCGGTGACCCGCGGGGCCCAGAAGGGCTTCGTCAGCGCCGGGCACTGCGGCAAGGTCGGTGCCACCACCACCGGCGTCAACCGGGCCGCCCAGGGCGTCTTCGAGGGGTCGAGCTTCCCGGGCAGCGACTATGCCTGGGTGGCGGTGAACGGCGACTGGACGCCCAAGCCGCTGGTGAAGAACGGCAGCGGCGGCACCGTGACCGTCGCCGGCTCCAGGGTGGCGGTCGAGGGGGCCTCGGTCTGCCGGTCCGGCTCCACCACCGGCTGGCACTGCGGCACCATCCAGCAGCGTGACACCAGCGTCACCTACCCGCAGGGCACGGTCTCCGAGGTGACCCGCACCACCGTCTGCGCCGAGCCGGGCGACTCCGGTGGCTCGTTCATCGCCATCGACCAGGCGCAGGGCGTCACCTCCGGTGGCTCCGGCGACTGCACCTCCGGCGGGGTCACCTACTTCCAGCCGATCGGGGAGATCCTCGCGACCTACGGCCTGACCCTGGTGACCGACGCCACCACCCCGCCGGGCACGAGTACGCCCCCGGGCACGAGTACGCCGCCCGGCACGGGCACTCCGCCCGGCACCGGCACTCCGCCGGGCACGGGCACCTGCACCGGCTATCCGCAGAGCGTCACCGGCACGCTGAAGAGCGGGCAGTCCGTCTACCAGCCGAACAACCGCTACTACCGCTCGACCGTCACCGGTGTGCACGCCGGCTGCCTGGACGCCAACGACGGCGTCGATTTCGATCTCTACCTCCAGAAGTGGAACGGCCGTAACTGGAGCGTCGTCGCCACCGCCGACAGCCCGAGCCCCGACGAGAAGATCAGCTACACCGGCACGCCCGGCTATTACCGCTACCGCGTGGTCTCGGCGAACGGCTCCAGCCCCTACACCCTGAAGTACAAGGCACCGTAA
- a CDS encoding S1 family peptidase, translating to MSRRHVITTGCVLTITALTLTAAPAVATSPTVNTSVVLSARQPPPGMIEALQRDLGLTREQAQTRLLNEARLRPVEAKLRRRLGDRFGGSWFTGITAQGLVVATTSSADIPQIRAAGARGEVVDRSMAELDATVEEVDAALSTHPNGRVRYVDVKANKVVILSDAPSATRSLIEAAGVDPVAVRVVPSDEQPRPLSDLQGGTPYYIGSTSRCSVGFSVLRGAQNGFVSAGHCGKVGAATVGFNRVAQGVFQASNFPESDFGWVAVNDDWTPKPLVDNGTGGTVTVAGSKEAIEGASVCRSGSTTGWHCGTIQQRNVSVTYPQGTVSEVTRTNVCAEPGDSGGSFIAIDQAQGVTSGGSGDCTSGGVTYFQPIGEILTTYGLSLVTTAGNPPPLSTGTCTGYEQTITGTLSNGQSVYQPNNRHYRSTVAGVHAGCLDADDGVDLDLYLQKWNGRGWDTVATADSPSPDEKISYTGTPGHYRYRVPSSNGSSPYTLGYKAP from the coding sequence ATGTCCCGCAGACACGTCATCACCACGGGATGCGTTCTGACGATCACCGCGCTCACGCTGACGGCCGCCCCGGCTGTCGCCACATCTCCCACCGTGAACACCTCAGTGGTCCTGTCCGCCCGGCAACCGCCGCCGGGCATGATCGAGGCACTCCAGCGCGACCTCGGACTCACCAGGGAGCAGGCGCAGACCCGCCTGCTCAACGAGGCCCGCCTGAGGCCGGTCGAGGCGAAGCTCCGCCGGAGGCTCGGTGACCGGTTCGGCGGCTCCTGGTTCACGGGGATCACCGCACAGGGCCTCGTGGTGGCCACCACCAGCTCCGCCGACATTCCCCAGATCCGCGCCGCGGGCGCGCGGGGGGAGGTCGTCGACCGGTCGATGGCGGAGCTCGACGCGACAGTCGAGGAGGTTGACGCGGCCCTGTCCACCCACCCGAACGGGCGGGTGCGCTATGTCGACGTGAAGGCCAACAAGGTCGTCATCCTGTCCGACGCGCCCTCGGCGACCAGAAGCCTCATCGAAGCCGCCGGTGTGGATCCGGTCGCGGTGCGGGTGGTGCCGTCCGACGAGCAACCCCGCCCCCTCTCCGACCTGCAGGGCGGCACCCCTTACTACATCGGCAGCACGAGTCGCTGCTCGGTCGGCTTCTCGGTGTTGCGCGGGGCCCAGAACGGGTTCGTCAGTGCCGGGCACTGCGGCAAGGTCGGTGCCGCCACCGTCGGGTTCAACCGGGTCGCGCAGGGGGTCTTCCAGGCGTCGAACTTCCCCGAGAGCGATTTCGGCTGGGTGGCGGTGAACGACGACTGGACGCCCAAGCCGCTGGTGGACAACGGCACCGGCGGCACCGTGACCGTCGCCGGCTCGAAAGAGGCCATCGAGGGGGCCTCGGTCTGCCGGTCCGGCTCCACCACCGGCTGGCACTGCGGCACCATCCAGCAGCGCAACGTCAGCGTCACCTACCCGCAGGGCACGGTCTCCGAGGTGACCCGTACCAATGTCTGCGCCGAGCCAGGTGACTCCGGCGGTTCGTTCATCGCCATCGACCAGGCACAAGGGGTCACCTCCGGCGGCTCCGGCGACTGCACCTCCGGCGGGGTCACCTACTTCCAGCCGATCGGGGAGATCCTCACGACCTACGGCCTGAGCCTGGTGACCACCGCGGGCAACCCTCCGCCGTTGAGCACGGGCACCTGCACCGGCTACGAGCAGACCATCACCGGCACCCTGAGCAACGGGCAGTCCGTCTACCAGCCGAACAACCGTCACTACCGCTCGACCGTCGCCGGTGTGCATGCCGGCTGCCTGGACGCCGACGACGGCGTTGATCTTGACCTCTATCTCCAGAAGTGGAACGGCCGCGGCTGGGACACCGTCGCCACCGCCGACAGCCCGAGCCCCGACGAGAAGATCAGCTACACCGGCACGCCCGGCCACTACCGCTACCGCGTGCCCTCCTCGAACGGCTCCAGCCCCTACACCCTGGGCTACAAGGCACCGTAA
- a CDS encoding S1 family peptidase, with amino-acid sequence MSRRHAITTGCVLTITALTLTAAPAVAQPRTVETSAVVAVRQPPPGMVEALQRDLGLTREQAQTRLLNEARMRPVEAKLRRRLGARFGGSWFAGSIAQTLVVATTSADDIPQILAAGARGEVVDRSLAELDAIKEKLDEVLPADPRGGSVRYVDVRSHKVVVLAVDPATTEDLIEAADVDASVVSVLPSDEQPRPLSDVVGGTPYYVGVTSRCSVGFSVLRGAQNGFVSAGHCGKVGAATVGFNRVAQGVFQASNFPESDFGWVAVNDDWTPKPLVDNGTGGTVTVAGSREAVEGVSVCRSGSTTGWHCGTIQQRNVSVTYPQGTVSEVTRTNVCAEPGDSGGSFIAIDQAQGVTSGGSGDCTSGGVTYFQPIGEILTTYGLSLVTTAGNPPPLSTGTCTGYEQTITGTLKSGQSVYQPKTRHYRSTVAGVHAGCLDAYDGVDFDLYLQKWNGHNWDTVATADSPSPDEKISYTGTPGHYRYRVLSSSGFSPYVLGYKSP; translated from the coding sequence ATGTCCCGCAGACATGCCATCACCACGGGATGCGTTCTGACGATCACCGCGCTCACGCTGACGGCCGCCCCGGCGGTCGCCCAGCCCCGGACGGTGGAGACCTCGGCGGTGGTGGCCGTGAGGCAACCGCCGCCGGGCATGGTCGAGGCACTCCAGCGCGACCTCGGACTCACCAGGGAGCAGGCGCAGACCCGCCTGCTCAACGAGGCCCGCATGAGACCGGTCGAGGCGAAGCTCCGCCGGAGGCTCGGCGCCCGGTTCGGCGGCTCCTGGTTCGCGGGAAGCATCGCGCAGACCCTCGTGGTGGCCACCACCAGCGCCGACGACATTCCCCAGATCCTCGCCGCGGGCGCGCGGGGGGAGGTCGTCGACCGGTCGCTGGCGGAGCTCGACGCGATCAAGGAGAAACTCGACGAGGTCCTGCCCGCGGACCCGCGCGGGGGGAGCGTGCGCTACGTCGACGTGCGGAGCCACAAGGTCGTCGTCCTCGCCGTGGACCCTGCGACGACCGAGGACCTCATCGAAGCCGCCGACGTGGACGCGAGCGTGGTGAGCGTGCTGCCGTCCGATGAGCAACCCCGCCCCCTCTCCGACGTGGTGGGCGGCACGCCTTACTACGTCGGTGTCACGAGTCGCTGCTCGGTCGGCTTCTCGGTGTTGCGCGGGGCCCAGAACGGGTTCGTCAGTGCCGGGCACTGCGGCAAGGTCGGTGCCGCCACCGTCGGGTTCAACCGGGTCGCGCAGGGGGTCTTCCAGGCGTCGAACTTCCCCGAGAGCGATTTCGGCTGGGTGGCGGTGAACGACGACTGGACGCCCAAGCCGCTGGTGGACAACGGCACGGGCGGCACCGTGACCGTCGCCGGCTCCAGAGAGGCGGTCGAGGGTGTCTCGGTCTGCCGGTCCGGTTCCACCACCGGCTGGCACTGCGGCACCATCCAGCAGCGCAACGTCAGCGTCACCTACCCGCAGGGCACGGTCTCCGAGGTGACCCGTACCAATGTCTGCGCCGAGCCGGGCGACTCCGGTGGCTCGTTCATCGCCATCGACCAGGCGCAGGGCGTCACCTCCGGTGGCTCCGGCGACTGCACCTCCGGCGGGGTCACCTACTTCCAGCCGATCGGGGAGATCCTCACGACCTACGGCCTGAGCCTGGTGACCACGGCGGGCAACCCTCCGCCGTTGAGCACGGGGACCTGCACCGGCTACGAGCAGACCATCACCGGCACGCTGAAGAGCGGGCAGTCCGTCTACCAGCCGAAGACCCGTCACTACCGCTCGACCGTCGCCGGTGTGCATGCCGGCTGCCTGGACGCCTACGACGGCGTCGACTTCGACCTCTATCTCCAGAAGTGGAACGGCCATAACTGGGACACCGTCGCCACCGCCGACAGCCCGAGCCCCGACGAGAAGATCAGCTACACCGGCACGCCCGGCCACTACCGCTACCGCGTGCTCTCCTCAAGCGGCTTCAGCCCTTACGTCCTGGGCTACAAGTCGCCGTGA
- a CDS encoding S1 family peptidase gives MSRRHVITTGCVLTITALTLTAAPAVATSPIVSAPAVPSARQSPPGMIEALQRDLGLSRQEAEERLANEARLAPIEAQIRGQLGDRFGGAWYAGITARTLVVATTSADDIPRLTALGVRPEVVSRSLKELQVIKKELDSTLAIRPHAGRVRYVDVRNNKVAVLSSESEATEHDIEAIGVDTDGIRVVPSKEQPRLFHDLVGGTPYYVGVTSRCSVGFSVTRGTQNGFISAGHCGKTGANTTGFNRVAQGVFQASNFPDSDFGWVAVNNDWTPKPLVDNGTGGTVTVAGSKEAIEGASVCRSGSTTDWHCGTIQQRNASITYPQGTVFELVRTNVCAEPGDSGGSFISIDQAQGVTSGGSGDCTSGGITYFQPIGEILTTYGLSLVTDSTTVAPPSAGTCTGYTQTITGTLNRGQFVYQPSSRHYRSTVAGVHAGCLDANDGVDFDLYLQKWNGRSWDTVATADDLGSDKKISYTGTPGYYRYRVLSSSGSSPYSLGYKSP, from the coding sequence ATGTCCCGCAGACACGTCATCACCACGGGATGCGTTCTGACGATCACCGCGCTCACGCTGACGGCCGCCCCGGCTGTCGCCACATCTCCCATCGTGAGCGCCCCAGCCGTTCCGTCCGCCCGGCAATCACCGCCGGGCATGATCGAGGCACTCCAGCGCGACCTCGGACTCAGTAGACAGGAGGCCGAGGAACGCCTGGCCAACGAGGCCCGTCTGGCACCGATCGAGGCGCAGATCCGCGGGCAGCTCGGTGACCGTTTCGGCGGTGCCTGGTATGCGGGGATCACGGCGCGGACGCTGGTGGTGGCCACCACCAGCGCCGACGACATTCCCCGGCTCACGGCGCTGGGCGTCCGGCCCGAGGTCGTCAGCCGGTCGCTGAAGGAACTCCAGGTGATCAAAAAGGAGCTCGACTCGACCCTGGCCATCCGTCCCCACGCCGGGCGGGTGCGCTACGTCGACGTGCGCAACAACAAGGTCGCCGTCCTGTCCTCGGAGTCCGAGGCGACCGAGCACGACATCGAGGCCATCGGCGTGGACACCGACGGGATACGGGTGGTGCCGTCCAAGGAGCAGCCCCGGCTCTTTCACGACCTGGTGGGCGGCACGCCTTACTACGTCGGTGTCACGAGTCGCTGCTCGGTCGGGTTCTCGGTGACCCGCGGGACCCAGAACGGCTTCATCAGCGCCGGCCACTGCGGCAAGACCGGCGCCAACACCACCGGGTTCAACCGGGTCGCGCAGGGGGTCTTCCAGGCGTCGAACTTCCCGGACAGCGACTTCGGCTGGGTGGCGGTGAACAACGACTGGACGCCCAAGCCGCTGGTGGACAACGGCACGGGCGGCACCGTGACCGTCGCCGGCTCCAAGGAGGCCATCGAGGGAGCCTCGGTCTGCCGGTCCGGCTCCACCACCGACTGGCACTGCGGCACCATCCAGCAGCGCAACGCCAGCATCACCTACCCGCAGGGCACGGTCTTCGAACTGGTCCGCACCAACGTCTGCGCCGAGCCGGGCGACTCCGGCGGCTCGTTCATCTCCATCGACCAGGCGCAGGGGGTGACCTCCGGCGGCTCCGGCGACTGCACCTCCGGCGGTATCACCTATTTCCAGCCGATCGGTGAGATCCTCACGACCTACGGCCTGAGCCTGGTGACCGACAGCACCACCGTCGCGCCGCCGAGTGCGGGGACCTGCACCGGCTACACGCAGACCATCACCGGCACCCTGAACAGGGGGCAGTTCGTCTACCAGCCGAGCAGCCGTCACTACCGCTCGACCGTCGCCGGTGTGCACGCCGGCTGCCTGGACGCCAACGACGGCGTCGACTTCGATCTCTACCTCCAGAAATGGAACGGCCGTAGCTGGGACACCGTCGCCACCGCCGACGATCTGGGGTCGGACAAGAAGATCAGCTACACCGGCACGCCCGGCTACTACCGCTACCGCGTGCTCTCCTCCAGCGGCTCCAGCCCCTACAGCCTGGGCTACAAGTCACCGTGA